In one Nicotiana sylvestris chromosome 8, ASM39365v2, whole genome shotgun sequence genomic region, the following are encoded:
- the LOC104235648 gene encoding F-box/kelch-repeat protein At3g23880-like produces the protein MATSGNGGRPFPEDLTVDILLRLPVESLLRFKCVCKNWYEIMKSHSFIREHMHWNSKSKSPQILIYDHSAPHDSPPITFVSVSDDGVLENPPDYLQGFRGMTYLLGSVDGLFLLEREIDGSIFDISLSLWNPATREVRPLPAANFELQPSFKQMDRQFGFGLDPMTNDYKVVWFRSFWDDIGNHTIPRQYAAVYSCSKDSWRILEPTNLIHEFCVEAFGTAYLNGTYYWLLGGGSCASNDCSVLSFDFGNEVFAEIGGPDVGRAFNHRNVRLVLLDDFIALMTVVEGFVYDIWVMIQPGVWNKQFTFQCTSYIKSWYSSALIFVNKRSHLFSYDVRTQTTRNLGFRHPGLRRTIWKTTDGCSVHFYKESLVTIKRENRESNH, from the coding sequence ATGGCTACTAGCGGTAATGGTGGTCGGCCTTTCCCTGAGGATTTAACGGTGGATATTCTACTCAGGTTGCCAGTGGAGTCCTTGTTGCGATTCAAATGTGTCTGCAAGAACTGGTACGAGATAATGAAGAGCCATAGCTTCATCAGAGAACACATGCATTGGAACAGCAAGAGCAAATCCCCTCAAATCTTGATTTATGATCATAGTGCCCCACATGATTCCCCTCCGATCACTTTTGTTTCGGTTTCAGATGATGGTGTACTTGAAAATCCACCTGATTATCTCCAGGGCTTTAGAGGTATGACGTACCTTTTAGGTTCTGTGGATGGCTTATTTTTGTTGGAGCGAGAAATTGATGGCAGCATATTCGACATCTCCTTGTCATTGTGGAATCCTGCCACCAGGGAAGTGAGGCCCCTTCCTGCAGCCAACTTCGAGCTTCAACCATCTTTCAAACAAATGGACCGTCAGTTTGGGTTCGGATTAGACCCCATGACTAATGACTACAAGGTTGTTTGGTTTCGGTCTTTCTGGGATGACATCGGAAATCATACTATCCCTCGACAATATGCAGCAGTCTATTCTTGTTCTAAGGATTCGTGGAGAATCCTTGAACCTACAAATCTCATACATGAATTCTGTGTAGAAGCCTTTGGTACTGCTTATTTAAATGGAACTTATTATTGGCTGCTAGGCGGCGGGAGTTGTGCTTCTAATGATTGTAGCGTTCTTTCATTTGACTTTGGCAATGAGGTGTTTGCAGAGATCGGAGGTCCAGATGTTGGGCGCGCTTTCAATCATCGCAATGTGAGACTGGTATTGCTTGATGACTTCATTGCCCTCATGACCGTTGTTGAAGGATTTGTTTATGATATATGGGTAATGATCCAACCAGGTGTTTGGAACAAACAGTTTACCTTTCAATGCACTTCGTACATAAAGTCTTGGTATTCTAGCGCTCTCATTTTCGTAAATAAACGTTCCCACCTATTCTCCTATGATGTTAGGACTCAGACGACGAGGAATCTCGGATTTCGTCATCCAGGCCTGAGGAGAACCATCTGGAAAACCACAGATGGTTGTTCTGTTCATTTTTATAAGGAGAGCTTAGTAACAATTAAACGAGAGAATAGAGAGTCGAACCATTGA